In Roseofilum casamattae BLCC-M143, a single genomic region encodes these proteins:
- a CDS encoding XDD3 family exosortase-dependent surface protein, with product MAFKTLTTAIATTVTLSVLGFTATSARAGTFHQGWNYAVDSFNDGVESGSIVGEDSGYEFYSIAIQDTADKVSVAINSNAPLGGWEHQNATNNNIAFGDLFFNFGDENLESSQGSLYGIHFDTNGDNGLELGVYENVVGTSIGGSNSGFTSLETHATRVSENGGSANLGDFAYNDPYFNDKPVNSIASGTKIGEIELLEEGDLDGIDFGHFGATGDYTFGFSFDRSLLPSGDFIAHLFYECLNDGIALAGNLEAPPVVPPVATPEPGSMLALALLGSAFALKRRFN from the coding sequence ATGGCTTTCAAGACATTAACCACTGCGATCGCAACAACTGTAACCCTTAGCGTACTTGGTTTCACGGCAACATCTGCTCGAGCTGGAACCTTTCACCAGGGTTGGAACTATGCGGTTGATTCCTTCAATGATGGCGTTGAGAGTGGCAGTATTGTCGGAGAAGATAGCGGCTATGAGTTTTATAGTATTGCCATTCAAGATACGGCTGATAAAGTTTCTGTTGCGATTAATTCTAATGCTCCTCTAGGAGGATGGGAACATCAAAATGCAACTAATAATAATATTGCCTTTGGGGATTTATTCTTCAACTTTGGTGACGAGAATCTGGAGTCTTCCCAAGGCAGTCTTTATGGTATTCATTTTGATACTAATGGTGACAATGGCTTAGAGCTGGGAGTTTATGAAAATGTTGTCGGTACCAGTATTGGTGGCAGCAACAGTGGCTTTACCAGCTTAGAAACCCATGCCACTAGAGTTAGCGAAAACGGTGGATCGGCAAACCTGGGAGATTTTGCTTACAACGATCCTTATTTCAACGACAAACCAGTAAACTCGATTGCAAGCGGAACCAAAATTGGCGAGATTGAACTGCTCGAAGAAGGTGACTTAGATGGCATTGACTTCGGACATTTTGGCGCTACTGGTGACTATACCTTTGGGTTTAGTTTCGATCGCTCTCTACTACCGAGTGGAGACTTTATCGCTCACCTGTTCTATGAATGTCTCAATGATGGTATCGCCCTTGCTGGAAACCTCGAGGCACCGCCTGTTGTACCTCCTGTTGCCACTCCCGAACCCGGTTCGATGTTGGCTTTAGCTCTGTTAGGCAGTGCCTTTGCTCTGAAGCGCCGGTTTAACTAG
- a CDS encoding aromatic ring-hydroxylating dioxygenase subunit alpha — protein sequence MSELLHNFWYTIAFGKDLKPGQMLSKRLLGEPIVIGRHKDGRVFALRNICPHRGIPFSHGWVEDNDVRCCYHGWCFNTQNGTCSEIPSLTEYDGVDISRIQVPAYPCREVQGNIWVYVPQSVSDLLTLDRSQLPEIPIIPELGDRAPAVYETTIFPCHIDHAIIGLMDPAHGPYVHDAWWWRSGPKRRKPKLKEKQYEPVPLGFRLAPYVMPQSAKPYKILGNKVAIEIIFQLPGVRFEVLNGDRHQACAFTAITPLDETKCEVFQSLYWTVPGLSLIKPIVYLMVSQFLGQDRDVVIKQQEGLADDPNLMLIGDADAQARWYFRLKREYLQSQKENRPFQNPIEPTILRWQS from the coding sequence GTGAGCGAACTCTTACATAATTTCTGGTATACGATCGCCTTTGGCAAAGACCTGAAACCGGGCCAAATGCTGAGCAAGCGATTGTTAGGCGAACCCATTGTTATCGGGCGGCATAAGGACGGCCGGGTATTTGCCCTGCGCAATATTTGTCCCCATCGCGGCATTCCCTTCAGCCACGGTTGGGTAGAAGACAATGACGTGCGCTGTTGCTATCACGGCTGGTGTTTTAATACTCAAAACGGCACTTGTTCGGAAATTCCGTCCTTAACTGAATACGATGGAGTAGATATTTCTCGGATTCAAGTTCCCGCCTATCCTTGCCGGGAAGTTCAGGGCAATATTTGGGTATATGTTCCGCAATCTGTATCCGATTTATTGACCTTAGATCGATCGCAACTTCCCGAAATTCCCATTATCCCAGAACTGGGCGATCGCGCTCCCGCCGTCTATGAAACCACCATTTTTCCCTGCCATATCGATCATGCCATTATCGGCTTAATGGATCCCGCCCACGGTCCCTACGTTCACGATGCCTGGTGGTGGCGCAGCGGCCCGAAACGACGCAAACCAAAGCTCAAAGAAAAGCAATACGAACCCGTTCCCCTCGGCTTTCGTCTCGCCCCTTACGTCATGCCCCAAAGTGCGAAACCGTATAAAATTTTAGGGAATAAAGTCGCCATTGAAATCATCTTTCAACTGCCAGGAGTTCGCTTCGAGGTACTCAATGGCGATCGCCATCAAGCCTGTGCCTTTACTGCCATTACTCCCCTCGACGAAACCAAATGCGAAGTCTTTCAAAGCTTATATTGGACGGTTCCCGGTTTATCTCTCATTAAACCCATCGTTTATTTAATGGTCAGTCAATTTTTAGGACAAGACCGAGATGTGGTCATTAAACAACAAGAAGGACTCGCCGACGATCCCAATCTCATGTTAATTGGTGACGCCGATGCCCAAGCGCGATGGTATTTTCGCCTCAAGCGCGAGTACCTCCAAAGCCAAAAAGAAAATCGTCCCTTTCAAAATCCCATTGAACCAACTATTTTACGCTGGCAAAGTTAG
- a CDS encoding molybdenum cofactor biosynthesis protein MoaE, with protein MAEPNLAQFKITRDRLSLDEAYQLADDQSNGAVVLMSGMVRNQTDGQLVVALDYQAYEPMALEVFGQIAIAISQNYPSVTKLVIHHRLGYLTIGEVSVIIAVGSPHRAEAFAACQYTIDRLKADAPIWKHECWADGTQSWVSPNKTT; from the coding sequence ATGGCCGAGCCAAATTTAGCGCAATTCAAAATAACCCGCGATCGCCTCAGCTTAGACGAAGCGTATCAACTTGCCGACGACCAGAGCAATGGCGCCGTCGTCCTTATGAGCGGCATGGTGCGCAATCAAACCGACGGCCAGCTCGTGGTCGCCTTAGATTACCAAGCCTACGAACCGATGGCCTTGGAAGTCTTTGGGCAAATTGCGATCGCCATCTCGCAGAACTATCCCTCAGTAACCAAACTGGTCATTCACCACCGCCTTGGCTACTTAACCATCGGCGAAGTTAGCGTCATCATCGCCGTCGGCAGCCCCCATCGTGCCGAAGCCTTTGCCGCCTGTCAATATACCATCGATCGCCTCAAAGCCGATGCCCCCATCTGGAAACATGAATGTTGGGCCGACGGCACCCAAAGTTGGGTCAGTCCGAATAAAACAACATAG
- the ctpC gene encoding carboxyl-terminal processing protease CtpC — MTKTTRGLVLGATAVILTATTVAGAGIHLRGQAFFQDGPKELVDEVWQIINNRYVDGTFNQVDWEEVRQNYLDRKYTSNEEAYGAIREMLQQLEDPYTRFMDPEEFKNMQIDTSGELTGVGIQISLDEETNKLVVVSPIEDSPAFKAGIQARDFIVKIDGQDAIGMDVNDAVKLIRGPINSDVVLTIMRGTDEIDFPIKREKIEIHPVRYSYREGGVVNDGIGYIRLTQFSSPAAKEMGQAIEALEEEGVSGYILDLRSNPGGLLYSSVAIARMWLPGREAIVSTVNRQGETERQRANSRPLTDKPLVILVDGGSASASEILSGALQDNQRATIVGTKTFGKGLVQSVQPLTQGSGLAVTIAKYLTPNGRDINKLGIEPDVIVDLTDEQRDALRKDRDAIGTAADPQYSEALKVLKQEIAKQPRHGS; from the coding sequence ATGACGAAAACAACACGCGGACTTGTTCTAGGTGCAACGGCAGTAATACTGACTGCTACCACTGTTGCTGGAGCTGGAATTCATCTGAGAGGTCAGGCCTTTTTCCAGGACGGCCCGAAAGAATTAGTCGATGAAGTCTGGCAAATTATCAATAACCGATATGTTGATGGTACGTTTAACCAAGTAGATTGGGAAGAAGTACGTCAGAACTACCTAGACCGAAAATATACCTCCAACGAAGAAGCCTATGGTGCCATTCGGGAGATGCTGCAGCAACTCGAAGATCCCTACACCCGCTTTATGGATCCCGAAGAGTTCAAGAATATGCAGATCGATACTTCGGGAGAACTGACTGGGGTAGGCATTCAAATTTCCTTAGATGAAGAAACAAATAAGTTAGTTGTGGTTTCGCCCATTGAAGATTCTCCAGCCTTTAAAGCGGGAATTCAAGCGCGAGATTTTATCGTGAAAATCGACGGCCAAGATGCTATCGGGATGGATGTCAATGATGCCGTCAAACTGATTCGCGGCCCGATAAACTCGGATGTAGTGTTAACAATTATGCGCGGCACTGACGAGATCGATTTCCCCATCAAACGGGAGAAAATCGAGATTCATCCGGTTCGCTACAGCTATCGCGAGGGTGGAGTGGTGAATGACGGTATCGGTTATATTCGCTTAACCCAGTTTAGTTCCCCAGCAGCGAAGGAAATGGGTCAAGCCATTGAAGCACTGGAAGAGGAAGGGGTTTCCGGTTATATTCTCGATTTACGCTCCAATCCTGGAGGCCTGCTCTATTCTAGCGTTGCGATCGCCCGCATGTGGCTGCCGGGACGAGAAGCGATCGTCTCGACGGTTAACCGACAGGGAGAAACGGAAAGGCAACGGGCGAATAGCCGTCCGTTAACCGATAAACCTTTAGTAATTTTAGTCGATGGCGGTTCGGCAAGTGCGAGTGAAATTCTCTCCGGTGCCTTGCAAGATAACCAACGAGCCACCATTGTCGGTACAAAAACCTTTGGGAAGGGACTGGTTCAATCCGTTCAACCTCTAACTCAAGGCTCGGGATTAGCCGTCACTATTGCGAAGTATTTGACTCCCAACGGTCGGGATATTAATAAACTCGGCATTGAACCTGACGTGATAGTCGATCTGACTGACGAACAGCGCGATGCATTGCGCAAAGATCGCGATGCGATCGGTACGGCAGCCGATCCTCAATATTCAGAGGCGCTAAAGGTTTTGAAACAAGAAATTGCCAAGCAACCCAGACATGGGAGTTAG
- the ndhK gene encoding photosynthetic/respiratory NAD(P)H-quinone oxidoreductase subunit K has protein sequence MVVNSSKTTMTPTIINPVERPQVTSELSENVVLTTVDDLYNWAKLSSLWPLLYGTACCFIEFAALIGSRFDFDRFGLVPRSSPRQADLLITAGTITMKYAPALVRLYEQMPEPKYVIAMGACTITGGMFSMDSPSAVRGVDKLIPVDVYIPGCPPRPEAIIDAIIKLRKKIANESVQERGKMSQTHRYYSVSHQMKVVEPILTGEYLQSATRQAPPKALAQAYGMPIPAALAGEKVEEIERG, from the coding sequence ATGGTCGTAAACTCTAGCAAAACAACAATGACACCAACAATTATTAACCCAGTCGAACGGCCGCAAGTCACCAGCGAACTGTCGGAGAACGTAGTTCTGACTACGGTAGACGACCTGTATAACTGGGCCAAACTCTCCTCGCTCTGGCCCCTGCTCTACGGTACGGCCTGTTGCTTTATTGAGTTTGCCGCTTTAATTGGCTCTCGGTTTGATTTCGATCGCTTCGGCTTAGTCCCGCGTTCGAGTCCCAGACAAGCCGATTTATTGATTACGGCGGGAACGATCACCATGAAGTACGCTCCCGCTCTCGTCCGCTTGTACGAGCAAATGCCCGAACCCAAGTATGTCATTGCTATGGGCGCTTGCACGATCACTGGAGGCATGTTTAGCATGGATTCTCCTTCTGCCGTACGCGGAGTGGATAAGCTAATTCCAGTGGATGTTTATATCCCCGGTTGCCCTCCCCGTCCGGAAGCCATTATCGATGCCATCATTAAGCTGCGCAAAAAAATCGCGAATGAGTCGGTGCAAGAGCGCGGTAAAATGAGCCAGACTCATCGCTACTATAGCGTGTCGCACCAAATGAAGGTGGTTGAACCGATTTTGACCGGGGAATATTTGCAGTCGGCAACTCGCCAAGCCCCGCCGAAAGCATTGGCACAAGCCTATGGAATGCCGATTCCAGCAGCATTAGCAGGAGAGAAAGTAGAGGAGATCGAACGTGGTTAA
- a CDS encoding YdcF family protein — protein sequence MIFSLLTRLLLWLLIAGISYAILLKWLPQKYYTWLGGIIIFVLIASNFWNPGTVIVSDIWRLLTAPLTPLGLSACLILSGMLYFKENEMQKPGKSLLWSGFAVLIIFSIPIVAYSMATYAEWDLIIQAQERASICQTSCPDLALQNVRAIVLLGQDTTETIKPKVGSGTAQTTIEYQPIQLRDRGNSLFYTVQIFWSEIAEKRDPLVLVTGGYRFQVLPNTGPAPPSEAEDIAQLLEELGVHPSNLRPISQGDNLYRSAVEVKKILTDQGLQGTPVLLVTSALQMRRAQLTFTQLGVPTLARPTDFITLQPRVNWRQIRLYDIIPSAEALSLSSQVTNEYLATIYYFLRGWLSPFL from the coding sequence ATGATTTTTTCTTTGCTCACTCGGCTTCTCCTGTGGCTGCTCATCGCAGGCATTTCCTATGCCATTCTGCTGAAATGGTTGCCGCAGAAATACTACACCTGGTTGGGGGGAATCATCATCTTCGTCCTCATTGCCTCCAACTTTTGGAACCCCGGAACCGTCATCGTCAGCGATATCTGGAGGCTCCTCACCGCCCCGCTCACCCCCCTAGGATTGTCTGCCTGCCTGATTTTGTCCGGCATGTTGTACTTCAAAGAAAACGAAATGCAAAAACCCGGAAAATCACTGCTTTGGTCTGGGTTTGCCGTCCTCATTATCTTCAGCATTCCCATCGTTGCTTACTCCATGGCCACCTATGCCGAATGGGACCTCATTATTCAAGCGCAAGAGCGGGCTTCCATCTGCCAGACCTCTTGTCCCGATCTGGCCTTGCAAAACGTCAGAGCCATCGTGCTCTTAGGTCAGGATACCACCGAAACCATCAAACCCAAGGTCGGGAGTGGGACAGCCCAAACAACCATAGAATATCAACCCATTCAATTGCGCGATCGCGGCAACTCTCTCTTCTACACCGTCCAAATCTTCTGGAGCGAAATTGCCGAAAAGCGCGATCCCTTGGTGCTCGTCACTGGAGGTTACCGCTTCCAAGTCTTACCCAATACCGGCCCCGCTCCGCCGAGTGAAGCCGAGGATATTGCCCAGTTACTCGAAGAATTAGGCGTACATCCTTCCAACCTCAGACCCATATCCCAAGGGGATAACCTCTATCGCTCTGCCGTAGAAGTCAAAAAAATTCTCACCGACCAAGGACTGCAAGGCACTCCAGTTCTCCTCGTCACTTCTGCCTTACAGATGCGCCGCGCCCAACTCACCTTTACGCAACTGGGCGTCCCCACCTTAGCTCGTCCCACAGATTTTATTACCCTGCAACCCCGAGTCAATTGGCGACAAATCCGGTTGTACGATATTATTCCCAGTGCCGAAGCCTTAAGTTTGAGTTCCCAGGTCACCAACGAATACCTCGCCACCATCTACTACTTCTTGCGAGGTTGGTTATCTCCGTTTCTGTAA
- the ndhC gene encoding photosynthetic/respiratory NAD(P)H-quinone oxidoreductase subunit C: protein MFVLSGYEYFLGFLILCSLVPVLALGASKLLRPKVAGPECRTTYESAVEPVGGAWIQFNIRYYMFALVFVIFDVETVFLYPWAVAFSKLGLLAFIEALIFIAILVVGLVYAWRKGALEWS, encoded by the coding sequence GTGTTTGTTCTCAGTGGTTACGAATACTTTTTAGGCTTCCTGATCCTCTGTAGCCTAGTTCCTGTCCTCGCACTCGGAGCGTCCAAGCTGCTGCGTCCTAAAGTCGCAGGTCCGGAATGCCGCACCACCTACGAGTCCGCTGTCGAGCCAGTCGGGGGAGCGTGGATTCAGTTCAACATTCGCTACTATATGTTTGCTCTGGTCTTCGTCATCTTCGACGTAGAGACCGTCTTTCTCTATCCTTGGGCTGTTGCCTTCAGCAAACTCGGACTGTTAGCCTTCATCGAAGCTTTGATCTTTATTGCCATCCTGGTAGTGGGCTTAGTGTACGCTTGGAGAAAAGGAGCACTGGAATGGTCGTAA
- a CDS encoding Uma2 family endonuclease, giving the protein MVQIPSTSQTLYPDSDGKPMAENTVQYRWIVRLVSNLRRLFTGQNVFVAGDLLWYPVRVEVPPAPSLAPDAMVVFGRPPGDRGSYKQWEEDNMAPQVVFEILSPSNTRSEMLAKQTFYQQYGVLEMFFYDPESRDFWGFARGSVEEEFMLITPLNLPWTSPLLQIRFELFADGLAVFYPNGEPFQDPEEVMEERDRIQEERDRAIAKLRELGIDPNQL; this is encoded by the coding sequence ATGGTTCAAATTCCTTCGACCTCGCAAACTCTCTATCCAGATTCTGATGGTAAACCTATGGCTGAAAATACGGTTCAGTATCGTTGGATTGTGCGCTTGGTGAGCAATTTAAGACGCTTATTTACCGGACAAAATGTCTTTGTGGCTGGGGATTTACTCTGGTATCCCGTCCGGGTGGAGGTTCCTCCAGCTCCCTCCCTAGCTCCTGATGCCATGGTTGTTTTCGGGCGACCTCCGGGCGATCGCGGAAGCTATAAGCAATGGGAAGAAGATAATATGGCGCCGCAAGTGGTTTTCGAGATTTTGTCTCCCAGTAATACCCGCAGCGAGATGCTGGCAAAACAGACGTTTTATCAGCAATATGGGGTACTGGAGATGTTTTTCTACGACCCAGAATCCCGAGATTTTTGGGGATTTGCGCGCGGAAGTGTTGAGGAAGAATTTATGTTAATTACCCCTCTGAATTTACCTTGGACTTCTCCTTTGCTGCAAATTCGTTTTGAGTTATTTGCTGACGGTTTAGCGGTATTTTATCCGAATGGGGAACCGTTTCAAGATCCCGAGGAAGTGATGGAGGAGCGCGATCGAATACAGGAAGAGCGCGATCGGGCGATCGCCAAACTTCGAGAACTGGGTATCGATCCTAACCAACTTTAG
- a CDS encoding NAD(P)H-quinone oxidoreductase subunit J: MVKETEAVGTEQPGEVSTWLSENGFAHEYLGRDRSTVELIKVDAQVLLPIASALYAYGFNYLQCQGAYDEGPGQELVSFYHLLKVDDDVTDPEEVRVKVYLPRNNPVVPSVYWIWKAADFQEREAYDMYGIVYEGHPNLKRLLMPEDWIGWPLRKDYISPDFYELQDAY, from the coding sequence GTGGTTAAAGAAACAGAAGCTGTAGGAACGGAGCAGCCAGGAGAGGTTTCTACCTGGTTGAGCGAAAATGGATTTGCTCACGAGTATTTAGGGCGCGATCGCTCTACAGTGGAATTGATTAAAGTGGACGCCCAAGTTCTGCTGCCCATTGCCTCGGCGTTATATGCCTATGGCTTTAATTATCTGCAATGCCAAGGGGCTTACGACGAAGGGCCGGGTCAGGAGTTGGTCAGTTTTTACCATCTGTTGAAGGTCGATGATGATGTCACCGATCCGGAAGAAGTGCGGGTGAAAGTCTATTTACCGCGTAATAATCCGGTGGTTCCTTCGGTGTATTGGATTTGGAAGGCAGCAGATTTCCAAGAGCGGGAAGCTTACGATATGTACGGCATTGTCTATGAAGGACATCCGAATCTGAAGCGCTTGCTCATGCCCGAAGATTGGATCGGCTGGCCTCTGCGGAAAGATTATATTTCTCCCGACTTCTATGAGTTGCAAGATGCCTATTAA
- the ispG gene encoding (E)-4-hydroxy-3-methylbut-2-enyl-diphosphate synthase, whose amino-acid sequence MQTLSNPASAPVPTASEPVATAIVRRKTRAVPVGNVIIGGGHPVVVQSMINEDTLDIDGSVAAIRRLHEIGCEIVRVTVPSLGHAQALREIKQQLEQTYQPVPLVADVHHNGMKIALEVAKHVDKVRINPGLYVFEKPKANRTEYTETEFAEIGDKIRETLEPLVISLRDQGKAMRIGVNHGSLAERMLFTYGDTPEGMVESALEFIRICESLDFYNLVISLKASRVPVMLAAYRLMAQRMDELGMSYPLHLGVTEAGDGEYGRIKSTAGIGTLLAEGIGDTIRVSLTEAPEKEIPVCYSILQALGLRKTMVEYVACPSCGRTLFNLEDVLHNVREATNHLTGLDIAVMGCIVNGPGEMADADYGYVGKQPGYISLYRGKEEIKKVPEDRGVEELVNLIKADGRWVDP is encoded by the coding sequence ATGCAAACTCTCTCCAATCCTGCTTCAGCTCCAGTTCCAACCGCCTCCGAACCCGTAGCTACGGCGATCGTACGACGCAAAACTCGTGCCGTCCCGGTCGGTAACGTCATCATTGGTGGCGGCCATCCCGTTGTCGTCCAATCCATGATTAATGAAGATACTCTGGATATTGATGGATCGGTAGCTGCCATTCGCAGATTGCATGAAATAGGTTGTGAAATCGTTCGCGTCACCGTCCCCAGTTTGGGACATGCCCAGGCTCTTCGGGAAATCAAGCAGCAACTCGAGCAAACGTACCAACCCGTTCCCCTCGTGGCTGACGTACATCACAACGGGATGAAAATTGCTCTGGAAGTTGCCAAGCACGTGGATAAAGTCCGGATTAATCCCGGATTATATGTCTTTGAGAAACCGAAAGCCAACCGCACGGAGTACACCGAAACTGAATTTGCCGAAATTGGCGATAAAATTCGGGAGACCCTCGAACCTTTGGTTATTTCCCTACGCGACCAAGGAAAAGCCATGCGCATTGGGGTTAATCACGGTTCTCTCGCCGAGCGAATGCTCTTCACTTATGGCGATACTCCAGAAGGGATGGTGGAATCTGCCCTAGAATTTATCCGTATTTGCGAATCTCTCGATTTCTACAATCTCGTCATTTCCTTGAAAGCGTCGCGAGTCCCCGTCATGCTCGCTGCTTATCGTCTGATGGCGCAACGGATGGACGAGTTGGGAATGAGCTATCCCCTGCACCTCGGGGTAACGGAAGCCGGGGACGGAGAATACGGCCGAATTAAATCGACGGCGGGCATTGGTACGCTATTAGCCGAAGGTATTGGCGATACCATTCGCGTTTCCTTAACCGAAGCGCCGGAAAAAGAAATTCCCGTCTGCTACAGCATTCTGCAAGCCTTGGGATTGCGGAAAACCATGGTGGAGTACGTGGCTTGTCCGTCCTGCGGCCGCACCTTGTTTAACTTAGAAGATGTCCTGCACAACGTGCGCGAAGCCACCAACCATTTAACCGGTCTCGATATTGCCGTGATGGGATGTATCGTAAACGGCCCGGGAGAAATGGCCGATGCAGATTATGGTTATGTGGGCAAACAACCGGGATATATTTCCCTCTATCGCGGTAAAGAAGAAATTAAGAAAGTTCCTGAAGATCGAGGCGTGGAGGAATTGGTTAATTTAATTAAAGCTGATGGACGGTGGGTCGATCCGTAA